A window of Rhinatrema bivittatum chromosome 2, aRhiBiv1.1, whole genome shotgun sequence contains these coding sequences:
- the LOC115083697 gene encoding LOW QUALITY PROTEIN: zinc finger protein 585A-like (The sequence of the model RefSeq protein was modified relative to this genomic sequence to represent the inferred CDS: substituted 1 base at 1 genomic stop codon) translates to MHQRIHTGEKPFTCTECGKSFRLKAGLTIHKSIHTGEKPFTCLECGKSFRAKDRLKDHQRLHTGVKPYTCTECGKSFSQKHYLTIHKRIHTGEKPFACSDCDKCFKTKEEIKIHQRIHTGEKPYTCTECGKSFTKNPNLIMHQRIHTGEQPFTCTECGKSFRQKHNLTMHQRIHTGEKQFTCTECGKSFRQKHNLTMHQRIHTGEKQFTCTECGKRFTQKRNLIIHQRIHTGEQPFTCTECGKSFRQKHNLTMHQRIHTGEKQFTCTECGKRFTQKRYLIIHQRIHTGEQPFTCTECGKSFRQKHNLTMHQRIHTGEKLFTCTECGKRFTQKRNLIIHQRIHTGXKPFICHECGESFSAKARLKDHQRLHTALEPYTCTECGKSFRKKHYLIIHQRIHTGEKRFTCTDCGKSFRQKHYLAIHKRIHT, encoded by the coding sequence atgcaccagagaatccacactggagagaaaccatttacatgtactgagtgtggtaaaagcttcaggctGAAGGCTGGTCTCACAATTCACAAGAGCATCCACACAGgcgagaaaccatttacatgtcttgagtgtggtaaaagctttcgTGCAAAGGACAGACTCAAAGACCATCAGAGACTCCACACTGGAGTAAAACCatatacatgtactgagtgtggtaaaagcttcagtcagaagcATTATCTCACAATTCacaagagaatccacacaggagagaaaccatttgcgtgctctgattgtgataaatgcttTAAGACAAAGGAAGAAATCAaaatccaccagagaatccacactggggagaaaccatatacatgtactgagtgtggtaaaagcttcacgAAAAATCCTAATCTCATAATGCACCAGAGAATACACACTGGAGAgcaaccatttacatgtactgagtgtggtaaaagcttcaggcaGAAGCATAATCTCACAatgcaccagagaatccacactggagaaaaacaatttacatgtactgagtgtggtaaaagcttcaggcaGAAGCATAATCTCACAatgcaccagagaatccacactggagaaaaacaatttacatgtactgagtgtggtaaaagatTCACGCAAAAGCGTAATCTCAtaatccaccagagaatccacactggagagcaaccatttacatgtactgagtgtggtaaaagcttcaggcaGAAGCATAATCTCACAatgcaccagagaatccacactggagaaaaacaatttacatgtactgagtgtggtaaaagatTCACGCAAAAGCGTTATCTCAtaatccaccagagaatccacactggagagcaaccatttacatgtactgagtgtggtaaaagcttcaggcaGAAGCATAATCTCACAatgcaccagagaatccacactggagaaaaactatttacatgtactgagtgtggtaaaagatTCACGCAAAAGCGTAATCTCAtaatccaccagagaatccacactggataAAAACCATTTATATGTCATGAGTGTGGTGAAAGCTTTAGTGCAAAGGCCAGACTCAAAGACCATCAAAGACTCCATACTGCATTAGAACCatatacatgtactgagtgtggtaaaagcttcaggaaGAAGCATTATCTCAtaatccaccagagaatccacactggggagaaacgatttacatgtactgactgtggtaaaagcttcaggcaGAAGCATTATCTCGCGATTCACAAGAGAATCCACACATGA